A single genomic interval of Halocatena salina harbors:
- a CDS encoding helix-turn-helix domain-containing protein, whose translation MTAIQRDTLATALREGYFNVPRALTIEELSDVLGISSNAASQRIRRASDSLIQATIVIDAGESNDDDE comes from the coding sequence TTGACCGCGATACAGCGCGACACGTTAGCGACAGCCCTCCGCGAGGGCTATTTCAACGTTCCACGCGCTCTCACGATAGAAGAACTGTCGGATGTCCTCGGCATCTCCTCAAACGCCGCGTCCCAGCGGATACGGCGTGCCTCTGACTCTCTCATTCAAGCCACGATAGTGATTGACGCTGGCGAGAGTAACGACGACGACGAATAG
- a CDS encoding tetratricopeptide repeat protein, with protein sequence MIGNTGNTGCLLPATIVTSPIFQSKSTIFDSDQSKILGVVARQRRKLDTATEYHEEALALSQEIGDRHEEAKSINNIGIIAGKRGELDVVTEHHDEALTLCRDVGDRHGEANSLHNLGLVAEKHGKLDIAIEYVEESVTILCKNTIIVNAFRALNDICGQRGSESKAIEWCEEAIDFAEQIGHVTKQQEFQEQRLELRRLLAEECERF encoded by the coding sequence ATTATTGGCAATACTGGCAACACCGGTTGCCTTCTCCCTGCTACCATCGTTACCTCTCCGATATTCCAGTCGAAATCCACCATCTTCGACAGCGATCAATCGAAGATTCTGGGAGTCGTCGCTAGACAGCGTAGAAAACTGGATACGGCCACGGAGTACCACGAAGAGGCACTGGCACTTTCCCAAGAGATCGGTGACCGTCATGAGGAAGCGAAGAGTATCAATAATATAGGAATCATTGCCGGAAAGCGTGGGGAATTAGATGTGGTCACGGAGCATCATGATGAGGCACTAACGCTCTGTCGGGATGTCGGCGACCGGCATGGGGAAGCAAATAGTCTCCACAACCTCGGACTTGTTGCTGAAAAGCATGGCAAATTGGATATAGCTATAGAGTACGTTGAAGAATCGGTTACCATCTTATGCAAAAACACGATTATTGTAAATGCGTTCAGGGCACTTAACGATATCTGTGGGCAGCGTGGTTCTGAGTCTAAGGCAATCGAGTGGTGTGAGGAGGCGATTGACTTCGCTGAGCAGATTGGCCACGTGACTAAACAGCAGGAATTTCAGGAGCAACGGTTGGAGTTGCGACGGCTGCTTGCAGAGGAGTGCGAGCGCTTTTGA
- a CDS encoding Cdc6/Cdc18 family protein yields MGRFNRESFIIQDKDVLRDDYQPETLEERDEELDEYAAALRPVIQGWQPNNVFLYGVTGVGKTAATHGLLEELQESAEEYDDVDLNVIELNCTGCTTSYQVAVNLVNEIRSPSHPLTTVSSSHEPMSETGYQQKRIFNELYNDLESIGGTILVILDEIDNIGSDDDILYELPRARSQLDLDVKIGVVGISNDFKFRENLSPKVKDTLCEEEILFPPYNATELQNILKQRADIALYDDVLEPDVIPLCAAFSAQDSGSARQALRLLRKAADIAENDAMAGGEAKITEEHVREAKHQIQRQQVVEGMHSLTRQGQYVLLTVCQLAAAGETPERTKLIYERYQEVLHNHGSKPLKRRRVHDHLSNLSLHGILRLVDSSSGRGNYNEYELDVSLSSALDALENELGALDDIRETAKRHRVLE; encoded by the coding sequence ATGGGCCGATTCAACCGAGAATCGTTCATCATCCAGGACAAAGACGTCCTTCGGGATGATTACCAGCCAGAGACACTCGAGGAGCGGGACGAGGAACTCGACGAATATGCGGCCGCTCTCCGTCCCGTCATTCAGGGATGGCAACCGAACAACGTCTTTCTCTATGGCGTTACCGGCGTCGGGAAGACAGCTGCTACGCACGGTCTTCTCGAGGAGTTGCAGGAATCCGCCGAAGAGTACGACGATGTCGATCTCAACGTTATTGAACTCAACTGTACTGGCTGCACCACGTCCTATCAGGTAGCGGTCAATCTCGTGAACGAGATTCGCTCTCCTTCTCACCCTCTTACCACAGTCTCGTCATCGCATGAACCTATGAGCGAAACCGGGTATCAACAAAAACGCATCTTCAACGAACTCTACAACGACCTTGAGTCGATCGGTGGGACTATTCTCGTGATTCTGGACGAGATCGATAACATCGGCTCGGATGACGATATTCTGTACGAGCTTCCACGAGCACGCTCGCAACTGGATCTCGATGTGAAAATCGGTGTAGTCGGCATCTCGAACGACTTCAAGTTCCGAGAAAACCTCTCTCCGAAAGTCAAGGATACTCTCTGCGAAGAGGAGATCTTGTTCCCTCCGTACAACGCGACTGAATTGCAGAATATTCTCAAGCAACGAGCCGATATCGCGCTCTATGACGATGTCCTCGAGCCGGATGTAATTCCGTTGTGCGCAGCGTTCTCTGCACAGGACTCGGGATCTGCCCGGCAGGCGTTACGATTACTCCGTAAAGCAGCTGATATCGCCGAGAACGATGCGATGGCCGGTGGAGAGGCGAAAATCACCGAGGAGCACGTTCGGGAGGCCAAACATCAGATCCAGCGACAACAGGTCGTCGAAGGGATGCATTCGTTGACCCGGCAGGGACAGTATGTGTTGCTGACTGTCTGTCAGCTAGCGGCAGCGGGAGAAACACCTGAACGAACGAAACTGATCTATGAGCGGTATCAAGAGGTTCTACATAATCACGGCAGTAAACCACTGAAACGCAGACGGGTACACGACCACCTGTCTAATTTGAGCCTCCACGGGATCTTACGGCTGGTCGATTCGTCGAGTGGACGCGGAAATTACAACGAATACGAGCTTGATGTCTCTCTGTCGTCGGCCCTCGATGCTCTCGAGAACGAACTCGGAGCCCTCGACGATATTCGTGAAACTGCCAAGCGGCATCGGGTTTTGGAGTGA
- a CDS encoding bacterio-opsin activator domain-containing protein has translation MSVVADFTVPAQSFALAQALTAEPDMTVEAERQATHSSEWVLPFLWASGGEFETFHDAMRDDPTVATQLLSRKPVRASCIRSNGIKRL, from the coding sequence ATGAGTGTCGTTGCAGATTTCACCGTCCCAGCCCAATCCTTCGCCCTGGCTCAGGCACTGACGGCCGAACCAGATATGACCGTCGAGGCCGAACGGCAGGCGACTCACAGTAGCGAGTGGGTCCTCCCGTTTCTCTGGGCCTCCGGTGGTGAGTTCGAGACCTTCCACGACGCGATGCGGGACGACCCAACGGTTGCAACGCAACTGTTATCGAGGAAGCCGGTGAGAGCATCTTGTATCAGATCGAATGGGATAAAGAGATTGTAA
- a CDS encoding helix-turn-helix domain-containing protein, with product MTTICKLTMPAEEFGLAETFQTAPDAQIACEPVAASSSTESMPLIRARAPDRQALETAFTSDATVAEWTRLTGGEPGWLYRIEWAARTSLVRRMLTGEGATILSAAGSGNEWALRLLYPSRAACSEIHTICQTHNLGLSVDSIRTVDSEQSTYHGLTDAQHTALTQAHSMGYFKVPRDAGLDTVAETLDISHQALSERLRRAHQTLIGITIGQQGVAQTTATAETVPTDGSAMSDSLRLPTD from the coding sequence ATGACAACAATTTGTAAACTAACCATGCCCGCCGAGGAGTTCGGGCTCGCCGAGACGTTCCAGACAGCCCCCGACGCGCAGATCGCCTGTGAGCCCGTCGCTGCCAGCAGTTCCACTGAGAGCATGCCGCTCATCCGCGCTCGCGCCCCTGACCGCCAGGCGTTGGAGACCGCGTTCACGAGCGATGCGACCGTCGCCGAGTGGACGCGGCTGACTGGCGGGGAGCCCGGCTGGCTCTATCGGATTGAATGGGCGGCGAGGACGTCGCTGGTCCGCCGGATGCTGACCGGCGAGGGGGCAACGATACTCTCGGCGGCCGGGAGTGGCAATGAGTGGGCGCTGCGGCTGCTCTATCCCAGCCGGGCGGCCTGCTCGGAGATCCACACGATCTGTCAGACCCACAACCTCGGTCTCAGCGTCGACTCGATTCGGACCGTTGACAGTGAGCAATCTACATATCACGGCCTGACCGACGCCCAACACACAGCCCTGACCCAAGCTCACAGCATGGGATACTTCAAGGTGCCCCGCGATGCTGGCCTTGATACAGTGGCTGAGACCTTGGACATCTCCCACCAAGCGCTCTCAGAACGCCTCCGGCGGGCCCACCAGACGCTGATTGGGATCACGATCGGACAGCAGGGAGTGGCACAGACCACAGCCACAGCTGAGACAGTCCCTACTGACGGCTCCGCGATGAGTGACAGCCTGCGGCTCCCCACAGACTGA
- a CDS encoding DUF7344 domain-containing protein: MQHPTSRFTDDAHANVTDGEVLLDDVLDILASQRRRYILHCLQTHDLPLALADVADEVAVYEHDTDITDISAEEVERVYLSLYHTHIPKLAERGLVTYSQDRDLVTLSDNGEQLRAQEITNDNNL, encoded by the coding sequence GTGCAACATCCCACAAGCCGTTTCACTGATGACGCCCACGCAAACGTCACTGACGGAGAGGTGTTGTTAGATGACGTCTTGGATATCCTTGCTAGCCAGCGTCGTCGGTACATCCTCCACTGCCTACAAACGCACGATCTCCCGCTAGCATTAGCTGATGTGGCAGATGAAGTCGCGGTCTACGAGCACGACACCGATATTACGGACATTTCAGCAGAGGAAGTCGAGCGTGTCTACCTATCGCTCTACCACACGCACATTCCGAAACTAGCGGAAAGGGGGCTTGTCACCTATAGCCAAGACCGGGATCTGGTGACGCTGTCGGACAACGGCGAGCAATTGAGAGCCCAGGAGATCACTAATGACAACAATTTGTAA